ATGCCCATGGGAAATATGATGCCTCCGCAAAGGCCAAAATCTCCGCATCTCCAGATGCCAACTGTCCCTCCAATGGCAAATATTGGACCTGGATTCATGATGAACATGCCATTAAAGGCCCCTATACCGGTAAAACAGCCATTTCCAGCCAGAATGTCCAAAATTGAGCATCCGACTATAAGCATGGATGGTCCTATAAACCTGGACAAACTTCCCAGGGACCCAAATCTTTCACCGTTACTCAGTTTTGCCAAGATGGAGGCTGGAAGATTAGGTATTGAAATGGCTAAAGAAGAACCTGAAGACCCGGCAAAAGGGATATTACAGGAGGTGATTTCTCTCCTAAATTCAGAATTAGAAAAGGCGAATGATTTGTACGATAAGAATTTGAAATGGACCAATGTTGAAGAAGTCGCAAACGCATTGATGGAGGCATTCAAACCTGTTTTGGAGATTATGTGGAAGGAGACGAAgagattccacaaatacAGTCTAGATGAGGCCTTTCAAAATTTCAAGCAAGGCTCAGAAATAGAGGCTAGGAGAGATTATAAACCACTCGAACAGTACTTTAACAGCAAGAAAGAAACAGAAAATCTCATGATGATGTATCATAATATTAGCAAAATGTCATTTAGGGAGGGTGCAGCCCCTCTTGTTCCCCAGaggaatggagatattgACTTTTCAGGTATTGCTGAAGAATTTGTGAATGTATCTTTTAATCAACGTCAACTATTGGAAACTACAACTGCATTAAACTTAAGAGCAGCTCTAGGTGGTGACCTATTATCGAAAGTACTCCCGCAAGACTTTAGGCTAAAACTTATAGAGGCAATAAATACCCTCCATTTTGACCTGGGTACGCCGCCACAATGCGTATCGCCTCCACCAGAACCGGCAAAGGAAACCAGTGGACCAGATCCTATTCTCTCAAAGTGCTATAACACACTTGCCATGCCATCGCAACAACCACCTTCACCGAGCAATAGCTCTCCGCATAAACTTCCTTTTATGCCGCCAGTTAATCCGAAGGGACCACATAAGATTCCAGTCCCCAACTTTCCACTCTTAATGCCAAACGCTATGCCACCTCATATGCCCATTGGGAATGAAGTCATTATAAATGAGGAAATCATGATGAATAAACCAAATACCATGTCCTTACCAAAGAACATGTTTGATCCCAGCCAATAGGCTTAATTCTTCGTTCCATGTACATTTTATAGATTATTTGCGCAAAATGAAGGTACAAGGTAGTGAGAAGTTTAAAGAAACGAAGCATACTAAACAAGTCGTAGTATATGTCGCGAGCGCATGGATTCTAACAGTTCTGCTGGCGGCGATGCATATCTTGGTCGTAAGTTATTGTTATGATATTTACAGCACATGTGTAGAGCATTGGACTCATTCCACTTTCGTGTGAACGAAGTCTAGTGACCTTTAACGCAACATGTGCAGGTAAGATGCACAATCAGAAATTTTCACAATCTGCAGGGATAATACTTACATATGGAGGCCTGCTCTGCACTTCAGTCGCTATGGATATGCCAATAAGTGGTTTGTCGTGTCTACTTGTCACAAACCAAACCGCAGCCCTGGAAGGCGTCCTAAGGAAGACACTAACGTCGGTACCCAAACTCTCTGCAGACTCTGTAGTATTCTTCGGTAAGCTTATATTCACACTATACATCAATATAGGTACCATTGCTTCTGCATTAGTTCTCACATTCACTCCTCTTTACGGTAAATCGATCACGTTCGTCTAATCTCACTGTAGGATTCTACGTATCAGTCTCGGCCACAAGATGCAAAATGAGCGAATCTGGTTATTATACAGCCACTCTTGCACTTAATTCCCTAAATTTGTACGTTCTATCCCGCTCCTTCAGCACTTTTAGGTTCTTGGTATCAGCCATGGCGTGGGCTCTACTTCGTTTCGACGACCTCGGCCACCTATTTCAGCCGAAGCCTGTTTTTAATGACATCAAGATGCGCATACTCAAGAATCGTCAAACGCCCAGTACTACTCAGTAACAAGGGTCAATATGTATAGGGTCACCCATTACTTTCACTATTAATTCTAGTTATTTGCTCACACACCTGACTATAAATCTAGAGATTTCGTCTATATCTTCAAAAGTGTTCGCTAGAATAGATTAGGTGGCGTCTGTGCCTGAAATGTTACACTAGGAAGATGTACAACAGCAGGGCAGCCTTGCTGGACCTTTTAAATCTTGTGTCTGCCATAGAGCTGCGCATAATGAGCAAAAATATCAATTTTTCTGACCCAGTCGAAACCACAAATCTGGAAAGATGCTTTGAAACTGTAGATGAGATCCTGACTAATTGCGATACAACTGAAGGTACCACTTTACCCGAAATATCAATCTTTATAGCTGTTTCACGGATAAAAGAACGCATAAATGTAGCAAGAGAAACTGTACAAATACTTAAATCGACGCGGACATTCAAAGATAC
This region of Theileria equi strain WA chromosome 1, complete sequence genomic DNA includes:
- a CDS encoding hypothetical protein (encoded by transcript BEWA_033760A); this encodes MDHGNRRVTKFPPPLKPIDDATFAAQIKASFVKSASERYGNMMGNCWMPQQMWPQNPMVAMMDPKLHPKMGPKQPNFMMYPVPMNQPMRMDQHLRMGPPMPMGNMMPPQRPKSPHLQMPTVPPMANIGPGFMMNMPLKAPIPVKQPFPARMSKIEHPTISMDGPINLDKLPRDPNLSPLLSFAKMEAGRLGIEMAKEEPEDPAKGILQEVISLLNSELEKANDLYDKNLKWTNVEEVANALMEAFKPVLEIMWKETKRFHKYSLDEAFQNFKQGSEIEARRDYKPLEQYFNSKKETENLMMMYHNISKMSFREGAAPLVPQRNGDIDFSGIAEEFVNVSFNQRQLLETTTALNLRAALGGDLLSKVLPQDFRLKLIEAINTLHFDLGTPPQCVSPPPEPAKETSGPDPILSKCYNTLAMPSQQPPSPSNSSPHKLPFMPPVNPKGPHKIPVPNFPLLMPNAMPPHMPIGNEVIINEEIMMNKPNTMSLPKNMFDPSQ
- a CDS encoding hypothetical protein (encoded by transcript BEWA_033770A); translated protein: MDSNSSAGGDAYLGRIILTYGGLLCTSVAMDMPISALEGVLRKTLTSVPKLSADSVVFFGTIASALVLTFTPLYGFYVSVSATRCKMSESGYYTATLALNSLNLFLVSAMAWALLRFDDLGHLFQPKPVFNDIKMRILKNRQTPSTTQ